One Corythoichthys intestinalis isolate RoL2023-P3 chromosome 9, ASM3026506v1, whole genome shotgun sequence DNA window includes the following coding sequences:
- the prxl2b gene encoding prostamide/prostaglandin F synthase, whose protein sequence is MASVDLVRVGKNLLKSADNGESVELQSLWQDRPVVLFFLRRFGCQICRWTAAEISKLEPDLSANNVALVGIGPEEFGLEEFKKLGFFKGSIYIDEQKKCYKDLGFKRYTALSVVPAALGKKVREVSSKASADGIQGNFSGDLLQSGGMLIVAKGGEKTLLHFVQETPGDYVPLEDIAKALSISSNAKAGQKPVCNDDVCTR, encoded by the exons ATGGCCAGCGTCGACCTTGTTCGCGTAGGGAAGAACTTGTTGAAGAGCGCTGACAACGGGGAG AGTGTCGAGCTCCAGTCTCTATGGCAGGATCGGCCAGTAGTCTTGTTCTTCCTGCGCCGCTTCGGGTGCCAAATTTGCCGTTGGACAGCGGCCGAGATTAGCAAACTGGAGCCTGACCTGAGCGCCAACAACGTCGCTCTGGTGGGAATCGGACCCGAGGAGTTCGGCCTCGAGGAGTTCAAGAAGTTGGGCTTCTTTAAAGGAT caatttaCATCGATGAGCAAAAGAAATGCTACAAGGATTTGGGCTTTAAAAG GTACACAGCTTTGAGTGTGGTTCCCGCCGCTTTGGGGAAGAAAGTACGAGAAGTGTCTTCAAAG GCCAGCGCTGACGGCATACAGGGTAACTTCTCTGGCGACCTGCTCCAAAGTGGAGGCATGCTCATCGTTGCCAAAG GGGGAGAAAAGACTTTACTGCACTTTGTCCAGGAAACCCCAGGTGACTATGTACCATTGGAGGATATTGCAAAAGCTTTGTCCATTTCCTCCAATGCGAAAGCGGGACAGAAGCCAGTG tgcaaTGATGACGTTTGCACCCGATGA
- the slc45a1 gene encoding proton-associated sugar transporter A isoform X2, with translation MSSPGMGTPSDPLLASPGVGRLPSVQDGLWRSSLPKTASFPTSSIRLLSHRANNFQRQPKRQKLIRPSPPPPPNTPCPLDRLDLSELPPRRAFQELLFNGCILFGIEFSYAMETAYVTPVLLQMGLPDQFYSLVWFISPILGFLVQPLIGAWSDRCTSRFGRRRPFIFALAIGALVGLTLVLNGRDIGGALADTASNHKWGIILTVCGVVLMDFSADSADNPSHAYMMDVCSPEDQDRGLNIHALLAGLGGGFGYIVGGINWDQTHFGKSMGGQLRVIYMFTSITLVIATAMTLTSIPERPLTKSQPPGKNHLKSPNLLLPPSPPAPPGSALAVDEEDEEGHYSYYLSKSSHPDPLAHSCSANARLCAGLTSPISPISPLTPKYGSFISRDNSMTGINEFASSLGTSYIDSILIDCYTGQQTPQDVLAPNSIPMPPGDSPALEGSAQTERERDGVCHSDTEGDPQSQPASQVISAAETGPVLRRGSTAGILKRPQSLALMEEPMATQIVGLENGRRRTVTFSQQVANILLNGVRYESDLSENTETGESQMSMKLLCIAIYRMPPSLRSLCTNHFLGWLSFEGMLLFYTDFMGEVVFEGDPKAPHDSEAYQRYNAGVSMGCWGMCIYAFSAAFYSAILEKLEERFSLRTLYFFAYLAFGLGTGLATLSTNLYVVLSLCVTYGVLFSSLCTLPYSLLCEYYQSPQFCGSSEEGTRRGMGVDISLLSCQYFLAQILVSVAMGPLTSLVGGAQGVMYFASLMSFVGCAYSSLCVVYQLPAAEGRGEVETGV, from the exons ATGTCATCTCCGGGCATGGGTACCCCCAGCGACCCCCTCCTGGCCAGTCCTGGCGTGGGGAGGCTACCTTCTGTTCAGGACGGTCTTTGGAGGAGCTCGCTACCTAAAACGGCCAGTTTCCCGACGTCCTCCATCCGACTCCTCAGTCACCGTGCCAACAACTTCCAACGACAGCCCAAGCGGCAGAAATTGATTCGACCTTCGCCGCCTCCGCCGCCCAACACGCCATGTCCCTTGGACCGGCTGGACCTCAGCGAGCTGCCACCAAGACGGGCCTTCCAGGAACTGCTTTTCAACGGGTGCATTCTGTTTGGGATTGAATTCAGCTACGCCATGGAGACTGCTTACGTGACGCCCGTGCTTCTGCAGATGGGCCTGCCAGATCAGTTCTACAGCTTGGTGTGGTTCATCAGCCCCATACTGG GATTCCTGGTTCAGCCTCTTATTGGAGCGTGGAGTGACCGATGCACATCCCGGTTTGGACGCAGGAGACCGTTCATTTTCGCATTAGCCATAG GGGCGCTGGTCGGTCTGACTCTGGTGCTCAATGGACGGGACATTGGAGGAGCACTGGCAGACACAGCTTCCAATCATAAATGGGGCATAATCCTGACAGTGTGCGGTGTAGTCTTGATGGACTTCAGCGCAGATTCAGCAGACAACCCAAGTCACGCCTATATGATGGACGTGTGCAGCCCGGAGGACCAGGACCGGGGGTTGAACATCCACGCTTTGCTGGCAG GACTCGGGGGTGgctttgggtacattgtgggcgGCATCAACTGGGATCAAACCCACTTTGGAAAGTCAATGGGAGGTCAGCTTCGGGTTATCTATATGTTCACCAGCATCACACTGGTGATCGCTACAGCCATGACTCTTACGAGTATTCCCGAGCGACCGTTGACAAAGAGCCAGCCCCCCGGGAAAAACCACCTGAAGAGCCCCAACCTTCTCCTTCCTCCCTCGCCGCCTGCGCCGCCGGGATCTGCACTGGCTGTGGATGAAGAGGACGAGGAAGGTCACTACAGCTATTATTTGTCAAAGTCGAGCCACCCAGATCCTTTGGCGCATTCCTGCAGTGCTAACGCTCGTCTCTGCGCTGGACTCACTAGCCCCATATCACCTATAAGCCCCCTTACGCCAAAATACGGCAGCTTCATAAGTCGGGACAACTCAATGACTGGCATCAATGAATTTGCCTCCTCACTGGGGACATCCTACATAGACAGCATTCTTATAGACTGCTACACAGGGCAACAGACACCACAGGATGTTTTAGCCCCCAACTCTATTCCCATGCCTCCGGGTGACTCCCCTGCACTAGAAGGGTCCGCCCAGACAGAGAGGGAACGTGATGGGGTCTGTCATTCAGACACAGAGGGTGACCCGCAGTCCCAACCAGCATCTCAGGTTATATCAGCGGCGGAAACTGGTCCAGTGCTACGACGGGGCTCTACTGCCGGAATCTTAAAAAGACCGCAGAGTCTGGCACTCATGGAGGAGCCCATGGCGACCCAGATAGTCGGGCTGGAGAACGGACGTAGGAGAACTGTGACGTTCAGCCAGCAG GTTGCAAACATTTTGCTGAACGGCGTGCGTTACGAAAGCGATCTCAGTGAAAATACGGAAACGGGAGAATCCCAGATGTCAATGAAACTCTTGTGTATAGCCATCTACCGAATGCCTCCCTCTCTTCGCAGCTTATGCACTAACCATTTTCTGG gctggctgtccttcgaaggcATGCTGCTTTTCTACACAGATTTTATGGGAGAGGTTGTATTCGAGGGAGACCCCAAAGCTCCCCACGACTCTGAGGCCTACCAGCGCTACAATGCTGGGGTCAGCATGGGCTGCTGGGGCATGTGTATCTATGCATTCAGTGCTGCTTTTTACTCAG CCATATTGGAAAAACTAGAGGAGCGTTTCTCCCTACGCACACTCTACTTTTTCGCCTACCTGGCTTTCGGCCTGGGCACGGGTTTGGCTACGCTATCCACAAACCTTTACGTGGTGCTGTCCCTGTGCGTCACTTATGGTGTGCTTTTCTCTTCGCTATGCACACTGCCTTACTCTCTGCTGTGTGAATACTACCAAAGCCCTCAG TTCTGTGGGTCATCAGAGGAGGGAACCCGACGCGGTATGGGGGTGGACATCTCGCTTTTGAGCTGCCAGTACTTCCTAGCTCAGATCCTGGTGTCAGTGGCGATGGGACCCCTGACGTCGCTGGTTGGCGGCGCGCAGGGGGTGATGTACTTTGCCAGCCTGATGTCGTTTGTGGGCTGCGCGTATTCGTCTCTCTGCGTTGTGTACCAGCTGCCCGCCGCGGAGG GAAGAGGAGAAGTTGAAACGGGGGTGTGA
- the slc45a1 gene encoding proton-associated sugar transporter A isoform X3 yields MSSPGMGTPSDPLLASPGVGRLPSVQDGLWRSSLPKTASFPTSSIRLLSHRANNFQRQPKRQKLIRPSPPPPPNTPCPLDRLDLSELPPRRAFQELLFNGCILFGIEFSYAMETAYVTPVLLQMGLPDQFYSLVWFISPILGFLVQPLIGAWSDRCTSRFGRRRPFIFALAIGALVGLTLVLNGRDIGGALADTASNHKWGIILTVCGVVLMDFSADSADNPSHAYMMDVCSPEDQDRGLNIHALLAGLGGGFGYIVGGINWDQTHFGKSMGGQLRVIYMFTSITLVIATAMTLTSIPERPLTKSQPPGKNHLKSPNLLLPPSPPAPPGSALAVDEEDEEGHYSYYLSKSSHPDPLAHSCSANARLCAGLTSPISPISPLTPKYGSFISRDNSMTGINEFASSLGTSYIDSILIDCYTGQQTPQDVLAPNSIPMPPGDSPALEGSAQTERERDGVCHSDTEGDPQSQPASQVISAAETGPVLRRGSTAGILKRPQSLALMEEPMATQIVGLENGRRRTVTFSQQVANILLNGVRYESDLSENTETGESQMSMKLLCIAIYRMPPSLRSLCTNHFLGWLSFEGMLLFYTDFMGEVVFEGDPKAPHDSEAYQRYNAGVSMGCWGMCIYAFSAAFYSAILEKLEERFSLRTLYFFAYLAFGLGTGLATLSTNLYVVLSLCVTYGVLFSSLCTLPYSLLCEYYQSPQEEEKLKRGCEHQH; encoded by the exons ATGTCATCTCCGGGCATGGGTACCCCCAGCGACCCCCTCCTGGCCAGTCCTGGCGTGGGGAGGCTACCTTCTGTTCAGGACGGTCTTTGGAGGAGCTCGCTACCTAAAACGGCCAGTTTCCCGACGTCCTCCATCCGACTCCTCAGTCACCGTGCCAACAACTTCCAACGACAGCCCAAGCGGCAGAAATTGATTCGACCTTCGCCGCCTCCGCCGCCCAACACGCCATGTCCCTTGGACCGGCTGGACCTCAGCGAGCTGCCACCAAGACGGGCCTTCCAGGAACTGCTTTTCAACGGGTGCATTCTGTTTGGGATTGAATTCAGCTACGCCATGGAGACTGCTTACGTGACGCCCGTGCTTCTGCAGATGGGCCTGCCAGATCAGTTCTACAGCTTGGTGTGGTTCATCAGCCCCATACTGG GATTCCTGGTTCAGCCTCTTATTGGAGCGTGGAGTGACCGATGCACATCCCGGTTTGGACGCAGGAGACCGTTCATTTTCGCATTAGCCATAG GGGCGCTGGTCGGTCTGACTCTGGTGCTCAATGGACGGGACATTGGAGGAGCACTGGCAGACACAGCTTCCAATCATAAATGGGGCATAATCCTGACAGTGTGCGGTGTAGTCTTGATGGACTTCAGCGCAGATTCAGCAGACAACCCAAGTCACGCCTATATGATGGACGTGTGCAGCCCGGAGGACCAGGACCGGGGGTTGAACATCCACGCTTTGCTGGCAG GACTCGGGGGTGgctttgggtacattgtgggcgGCATCAACTGGGATCAAACCCACTTTGGAAAGTCAATGGGAGGTCAGCTTCGGGTTATCTATATGTTCACCAGCATCACACTGGTGATCGCTACAGCCATGACTCTTACGAGTATTCCCGAGCGACCGTTGACAAAGAGCCAGCCCCCCGGGAAAAACCACCTGAAGAGCCCCAACCTTCTCCTTCCTCCCTCGCCGCCTGCGCCGCCGGGATCTGCACTGGCTGTGGATGAAGAGGACGAGGAAGGTCACTACAGCTATTATTTGTCAAAGTCGAGCCACCCAGATCCTTTGGCGCATTCCTGCAGTGCTAACGCTCGTCTCTGCGCTGGACTCACTAGCCCCATATCACCTATAAGCCCCCTTACGCCAAAATACGGCAGCTTCATAAGTCGGGACAACTCAATGACTGGCATCAATGAATTTGCCTCCTCACTGGGGACATCCTACATAGACAGCATTCTTATAGACTGCTACACAGGGCAACAGACACCACAGGATGTTTTAGCCCCCAACTCTATTCCCATGCCTCCGGGTGACTCCCCTGCACTAGAAGGGTCCGCCCAGACAGAGAGGGAACGTGATGGGGTCTGTCATTCAGACACAGAGGGTGACCCGCAGTCCCAACCAGCATCTCAGGTTATATCAGCGGCGGAAACTGGTCCAGTGCTACGACGGGGCTCTACTGCCGGAATCTTAAAAAGACCGCAGAGTCTGGCACTCATGGAGGAGCCCATGGCGACCCAGATAGTCGGGCTGGAGAACGGACGTAGGAGAACTGTGACGTTCAGCCAGCAG GTTGCAAACATTTTGCTGAACGGCGTGCGTTACGAAAGCGATCTCAGTGAAAATACGGAAACGGGAGAATCCCAGATGTCAATGAAACTCTTGTGTATAGCCATCTACCGAATGCCTCCCTCTCTTCGCAGCTTATGCACTAACCATTTTCTGG gctggctgtccttcgaaggcATGCTGCTTTTCTACACAGATTTTATGGGAGAGGTTGTATTCGAGGGAGACCCCAAAGCTCCCCACGACTCTGAGGCCTACCAGCGCTACAATGCTGGGGTCAGCATGGGCTGCTGGGGCATGTGTATCTATGCATTCAGTGCTGCTTTTTACTCAG CCATATTGGAAAAACTAGAGGAGCGTTTCTCCCTACGCACACTCTACTTTTTCGCCTACCTGGCTTTCGGCCTGGGCACGGGTTTGGCTACGCTATCCACAAACCTTTACGTGGTGCTGTCCCTGTGCGTCACTTATGGTGTGCTTTTCTCTTCGCTATGCACACTGCCTTACTCTCTGCTGTGTGAATACTACCAAAGCCCTCAG GAAGAGGAGAAGTTGAAACGGGGGTGTGAACATCAACATTGA
- the slc45a1 gene encoding proton-associated sugar transporter A isoform X1 translates to MSSPGMGTPSDPLLASPGVGRLPSVQDGLWRSSLPKTASFPTSSIRLLSHRANNFQRQPKRQKLIRPSPPPPPNTPCPLDRLDLSELPPRRAFQELLFNGCILFGIEFSYAMETAYVTPVLLQMGLPDQFYSLVWFISPILGFLVQPLIGAWSDRCTSRFGRRRPFIFALAIGALVGLTLVLNGRDIGGALADTASNHKWGIILTVCGVVLMDFSADSADNPSHAYMMDVCSPEDQDRGLNIHALLAGLGGGFGYIVGGINWDQTHFGKSMGGQLRVIYMFTSITLVIATAMTLTSIPERPLTKSQPPGKNHLKSPNLLLPPSPPAPPGSALAVDEEDEEGHYSYYLSKSSHPDPLAHSCSANARLCAGLTSPISPISPLTPKYGSFISRDNSMTGINEFASSLGTSYIDSILIDCYTGQQTPQDVLAPNSIPMPPGDSPALEGSAQTERERDGVCHSDTEGDPQSQPASQVISAAETGPVLRRGSTAGILKRPQSLALMEEPMATQIVGLENGRRRTVTFSQQVANILLNGVRYESDLSENTETGESQMSMKLLCIAIYRMPPSLRSLCTNHFLGWLSFEGMLLFYTDFMGEVVFEGDPKAPHDSEAYQRYNAGVSMGCWGMCIYAFSAAFYSAILEKLEERFSLRTLYFFAYLAFGLGTGLATLSTNLYVVLSLCVTYGVLFSSLCTLPYSLLCEYYQSPQFCGSSEEGTRRGMGVDISLLSCQYFLAQILVSVAMGPLTSLVGGAQGVMYFASLMSFVGCAYSSLCVVYQLPAAEGEPAESETRPLLAHI, encoded by the exons ATGTCATCTCCGGGCATGGGTACCCCCAGCGACCCCCTCCTGGCCAGTCCTGGCGTGGGGAGGCTACCTTCTGTTCAGGACGGTCTTTGGAGGAGCTCGCTACCTAAAACGGCCAGTTTCCCGACGTCCTCCATCCGACTCCTCAGTCACCGTGCCAACAACTTCCAACGACAGCCCAAGCGGCAGAAATTGATTCGACCTTCGCCGCCTCCGCCGCCCAACACGCCATGTCCCTTGGACCGGCTGGACCTCAGCGAGCTGCCACCAAGACGGGCCTTCCAGGAACTGCTTTTCAACGGGTGCATTCTGTTTGGGATTGAATTCAGCTACGCCATGGAGACTGCTTACGTGACGCCCGTGCTTCTGCAGATGGGCCTGCCAGATCAGTTCTACAGCTTGGTGTGGTTCATCAGCCCCATACTGG GATTCCTGGTTCAGCCTCTTATTGGAGCGTGGAGTGACCGATGCACATCCCGGTTTGGACGCAGGAGACCGTTCATTTTCGCATTAGCCATAG GGGCGCTGGTCGGTCTGACTCTGGTGCTCAATGGACGGGACATTGGAGGAGCACTGGCAGACACAGCTTCCAATCATAAATGGGGCATAATCCTGACAGTGTGCGGTGTAGTCTTGATGGACTTCAGCGCAGATTCAGCAGACAACCCAAGTCACGCCTATATGATGGACGTGTGCAGCCCGGAGGACCAGGACCGGGGGTTGAACATCCACGCTTTGCTGGCAG GACTCGGGGGTGgctttgggtacattgtgggcgGCATCAACTGGGATCAAACCCACTTTGGAAAGTCAATGGGAGGTCAGCTTCGGGTTATCTATATGTTCACCAGCATCACACTGGTGATCGCTACAGCCATGACTCTTACGAGTATTCCCGAGCGACCGTTGACAAAGAGCCAGCCCCCCGGGAAAAACCACCTGAAGAGCCCCAACCTTCTCCTTCCTCCCTCGCCGCCTGCGCCGCCGGGATCTGCACTGGCTGTGGATGAAGAGGACGAGGAAGGTCACTACAGCTATTATTTGTCAAAGTCGAGCCACCCAGATCCTTTGGCGCATTCCTGCAGTGCTAACGCTCGTCTCTGCGCTGGACTCACTAGCCCCATATCACCTATAAGCCCCCTTACGCCAAAATACGGCAGCTTCATAAGTCGGGACAACTCAATGACTGGCATCAATGAATTTGCCTCCTCACTGGGGACATCCTACATAGACAGCATTCTTATAGACTGCTACACAGGGCAACAGACACCACAGGATGTTTTAGCCCCCAACTCTATTCCCATGCCTCCGGGTGACTCCCCTGCACTAGAAGGGTCCGCCCAGACAGAGAGGGAACGTGATGGGGTCTGTCATTCAGACACAGAGGGTGACCCGCAGTCCCAACCAGCATCTCAGGTTATATCAGCGGCGGAAACTGGTCCAGTGCTACGACGGGGCTCTACTGCCGGAATCTTAAAAAGACCGCAGAGTCTGGCACTCATGGAGGAGCCCATGGCGACCCAGATAGTCGGGCTGGAGAACGGACGTAGGAGAACTGTGACGTTCAGCCAGCAG GTTGCAAACATTTTGCTGAACGGCGTGCGTTACGAAAGCGATCTCAGTGAAAATACGGAAACGGGAGAATCCCAGATGTCAATGAAACTCTTGTGTATAGCCATCTACCGAATGCCTCCCTCTCTTCGCAGCTTATGCACTAACCATTTTCTGG gctggctgtccttcgaaggcATGCTGCTTTTCTACACAGATTTTATGGGAGAGGTTGTATTCGAGGGAGACCCCAAAGCTCCCCACGACTCTGAGGCCTACCAGCGCTACAATGCTGGGGTCAGCATGGGCTGCTGGGGCATGTGTATCTATGCATTCAGTGCTGCTTTTTACTCAG CCATATTGGAAAAACTAGAGGAGCGTTTCTCCCTACGCACACTCTACTTTTTCGCCTACCTGGCTTTCGGCCTGGGCACGGGTTTGGCTACGCTATCCACAAACCTTTACGTGGTGCTGTCCCTGTGCGTCACTTATGGTGTGCTTTTCTCTTCGCTATGCACACTGCCTTACTCTCTGCTGTGTGAATACTACCAAAGCCCTCAG TTCTGTGGGTCATCAGAGGAGGGAACCCGACGCGGTATGGGGGTGGACATCTCGCTTTTGAGCTGCCAGTACTTCCTAGCTCAGATCCTGGTGTCAGTGGCGATGGGACCCCTGACGTCGCTGGTTGGCGGCGCGCAGGGGGTGATGTACTTTGCCAGCCTGATGTCGTTTGTGGGCTGCGCGTATTCGTCTCTCTGCGTTGTGTACCAGCTGCCCGCCGCGGAGGGTGAGCCCGCCGAAAGCGAGACACGGCCGCTGCTGGCGCACATTTAG
- the si:ch211-222l21.1 gene encoding prothymosin alpha — translation MADTAVDTTATAEVTAKELKEKKEVEVDKEEDKTDNGDAPANGTNGADHSDKVEDAAEEDEQKNGDGKSEQEAPPADETDAQPVKRAAEEEEEKEDTKKQKTEENGDSKDTEVEA, via the exons ATGGCCGACACAGCTGTTGACACCACCGCGACTGCAGAGGTTACAGCCAAG GAGCTGAAAGAGAAGAAAGAAGTTGAAGTGGACAAGGAGGAGGACAAGACAGACAACGGGGACGCACCTGCTAATGGCACT AATGGTGCTGACCACAGTGACAAAGTTGAGGACGCTGCGGAGGAAGATGAACAGAAGAATGGAGATG ggaaATCGGAGCAAGAGGCGCCCCCTGCTGATGAGACGGACGCACAGCCTGTGAAGCGTGCTGCTGAAGAAGAGGAG GAGAAAGAGGACACCAAAAAACAGAAGACGGAGGAGAATGGAGACTCAAAAGATACAGAGGTGGAGGCTTAA